CCTTACCAATAAAATCAGTTTGTCGTTTTCCAATTTCACAATCCATTCCGACCTGTTAAAAAAAGGCGGTATATCCTTCTTTTTAATCAGAATATAATCAATCATATCAAACCAATCTCCCTTAATTCCTTTAGTGCGCCATATCTCAACCTGACCGAGACGCTCTTCATATTGGGGGGTCAACGCAGTATGGCCTAAATAAGGTCTGACTGATGTATAAGTTGCAGATAAATAGCTCAACTTCGGTTCTGGCGATAACAAAACTCCATCTAGACCAAGTTGATTAATTTCGGTCAGCATTTGCTTCTCTTCCCGCGTTAAAAAAAATGCTTCTGCTGGATAAAGTAAACGGTCTTTAATGAAAGTTAAATTGTCACTTATAACCAATCCAGCCAGCATTATCAATAAGTATCTAAATAAATAAGGATGTAACTTCTCTTGCAGAGCGATCGTAATTTTTTGAATGAGCGGTAGAGCAATCAAGCAAAGCGGTGTCCAAATGTAGCCGCGAGTGAAATGTAAAGGCTGGATCGGATTAATAAATAAGTCGTGTTTAGCCAACAAAAGAGATATCAAAAAATAAATAAACAAAAAACCCACATTTCGGTCTAACTTGTGACGATCGATCCAAATCCGACCAGCAGCTAGTAAAGCAACCGGAGAATAAGCCATAATCATTGAATTCACGGGCAAAGTCCAGGCAATCGACCATTCTTCATGAATTGCTCGATGCTGCGGCACGGAATTCAAAAAAACTTTGTAGTAGACCAAGAATAAACCCGTGAAAGCAAACATTACCAAGAAATTTTTTACCGTTGAGCTTGTCCGCTCTAAACAAGCTAATATGCCAAACCATAAAGTGAGGATAAGTAAAAGTTGAACGCCCGAAAATGGATGTGCTGTTCCTAGTAAACCACCGCAAAAAATCGCCCAAAACCATCGTTCGTTTAGTACTGCTAACCACGTAGCAGCCACAATTCCATGATAAATTGCTTCTAACGGATAAATTAAGTTCCTACCCCAGTTCAAAAACCACAAGCCGTCGCCAGGGTCATAACGAAAAAAACGAAAAAATATTGGATTTCCGTGGATAATATTATCAATCAATGCTGCCAAACATAAAAAGCCTCCTCCCCACATAACTAAAAAAAACAACAGTATTCTAAATCGGGGGTCTGGCAACAATTTTTTGACAACGAGTAGAGTAAAATAAGCACATAATAAACTGCCGATAATGCCAACAATAAAATAAAATATGCCTGGTTCTATGTTTAACTTTTTGATTCCGAATCCAAGTAACCAAATCGGCCATTGAAAGTAAATTATCGGTGGTGTCGGTGAAGAGTCGTAAGGATTGGGATAAGCAAAGCCATTCCCCCGTTCAAAAATTTCTCTACCATTGGCAGAGTAGTAAGGCATATCGTACTGGATGAATCCGGTAGGAATTACATCTGAGTCGATTCCTATTCTCAGCCAATGACCTAAATAGATAATTTGAAAAGGCGCGATCGCGATGAGGATGTAGGCCACATCCATTATGCTAATTAGTCTTTTATTTCTCTGCATTTGATTAACAAAGAATCCAGAAGGTATGTTGGGGATAGGGAGATGGGGGAGAAAAATAGAATTGATTTTCATAATTCTGGCTTCATCGTTCACCCTTCACCCTTTCGCCAGCCCCTATTCCAAAATTTTTTTGCTCAACCCTATTGACTATTTATTTTTTCCTGTGCTACATTGGTCAACGTTGCGAAAAAAAAGCAATTTCTTCGGGTCGCTAACTCAACGGTAGAGTACTCGGCTTTTAACCGATTAGTTCCGGGTTCGAATCCCGGGCGACCCATTTTTGATAAATCATGCTTATATAATATTTAATTACGGTTAATCACTGAATCTCTAGATATATTTTCCTCTAGGTTGTAAAGTATCTTAAGATTATTGTAAGAATTCCGCTGGTCTAAAACTAACTAGCTGACGACTAACCATTAGGAGGATGAGATATGGCGCTTGTACCTATGCGGCTGCTGTTGGATCACGCGGCTGAGAACGGATACGGTATTCCAGCTTACAACGTTAACAACATGGAGCAGATCCAAGCCATCATGCAGGCTGCTCAGGAAACCAATAGCCCCGTGATTTTGCAAGCTTCTCGCGGTGCCCGCAAATATGCTGGTGAAAATTTCCTGCGCCACTTGATTTTGGCGGCAGTGGAAACTTACCCCCACATCCCCATTGTCATGCACCAAGATCATGGCAACGAACCAGCCACCTGCTATTCTGCCATTAAGAACGGCTTCACCAGCGTGATGATGGACGGCTCCTTGGAAGCTGATGCCAAGACTCCAGCTAGCTATGAGTACAACGTCAACGTGACTCGCGAAGTAGTGAAAGTTGCTCACGCGATCGGTGCCAGCGTAGAAGGCGAACTGGGTTGCTTGGGCTCTTTGGAAACTGGCATGGGTGAAGCAGAAGACGGTCACGGTTTTGAAGGAAAGTTGGATCACTCCCAACTGCTGACCGATCCTGACCAAGCAGTTGATTTCGTTGAGCAAACTCAAGTAGATGCTCTGGCAGTTGCGATCGGCACCAGCCACGGCGCTTACAAGTTCACCCGCAAGCCGACTGGCGAAATCCTGGCAATCAGCCGGATCGAAGAAATTCACCGCCGCCTACCTAACACGCACCTGGTAATGCACGGTTCCTCCTCCGTGCCAGAAGATTTGATCGCTCTGATCAACCAATACGGTGGCGCTATCCCCGAAACCTACGGCGTACCTCTGGAAGAAATCCAAAAAGGTATCAAGAGCGGCGTTCGCAAGGTAAATATCGATACCGACAACCGTCTGGCGATCACTGCTGCGGTTCGCGAAGCTTTGGCGAAAGATGCCAAGGAATTCGACCCCCGTCACTTCTTGAAGCCTTCGATCAAGTATATGCAGAAAGTTTGTGCTGAGCGCTATCAAGCTTTCGGTACAGCTGGCAATGCTACCAAGATCAAGCAAGTGTCTCTAGATGATTATGCTGCTAAGTATGCTAAGGGCGAATTGAACGTCGTCACTAAAAACGCTGTTAACGTCTAATTAATTCTGCCTCTGCTTTGAATGCTAGTGGGTAGCTTTTTAGCTACCCATTTTTTTATAGATTTCTCAATAATTTTTCAATTTCTGAATATTGTGATAAGGGGATAGTTTTCTGTTTTTTCTTGATTAAATCTGTAGCGGTTTCTCCTCTGCGATTTTTCTTGCTTACATCTATTCAGCTATTTACCAAAAACTTAATAGTTTGGCATACCAATTGACTCTTTATTTCTGCCATAGCTGAGGAAAAAAAGCCCACCATACCGCTTGGTTGGTGGGAGAAATTTTTTAGATCAGAAAACGCGATGTTGCAGACAAGGCATTTGGCGGCGGACTTGTTTGAGACGATCGGGATTGATTTCTGCGATCGCAACTCCCGGTCTATCCCCCGCATCAGCTAAAATTACTCCCCAAGGGTCAACAACGATCGCGTGTCCGTGCGTTTGACGCATGGCATAGTGGTTTCCAGTCTGGGCGGGTGCGATCACATAACAAGTATTTTCGATCGCTCTAGCTTGAATTAGCACTTGCCAATGATCTTTACCAGTATAAGCAGTGAAAGCAGCTGGCACGAATAGTACATCTGCTCCCATTTGGGATAAGTGTCGGTACAGTTCCGGGAAGCGGACATCGTAACACACCGAAAGCCCCAAATTACCCAATTCTTTCATGGGAGCCACAGGCGGAATGCGCGTTCCAGCCATGACGGTGCTAGACTCCCGATAGGTGTTACCGTCGGGTACGTTAACGTCGAATAGGTGAACTTTTTGATAGCGAGCCAGTTCTTGACCGCTGGGGTCAACTAACAAGGCAGTATTGTAAACTTTATCAGCGCTCACGGGAACTGGGAAACCACCGCCCAAGATAGTAACTTGAAAGCGCTGCGCCATTGTTTTGAGAAATTTTTCGCTGTGTTGGGCGATGCTTTCTGCTTGGGCAATTTTATCTTTTTCTTCTCCCATGAAGGCAAAGTTTTCTGGTAAACAAACTAATTCCGCGCCTCGCCCTTTGGCAAGTTCAATTAGTTCTTCTGCCTGAGTTAAGTTTTTTTGTAAGTCAGGCAGACTGGTCATTTGGATAGCAGCAGCTAGATAAGACTTCATTTGTGAGGTAGCAAACTAGAGCAGGACAGGTTATTCAGAATATATCTTTCTTTGGTTAACCCCGGAAATTAAACTAAACCGACGAGCAAGCCAACCGATGGCAAAGCAAATCTTTATTAGTTAATAACGCTATTTTTATAGTAACTGATTTAGACAGCTTAAATAAATTTAAACATCAGCATCGTGTTTGCTATTTCGATCGCGCCCTAGTTCACCCAAATAGATGACTTGATTGACAAATAGCAACAACCGACTATAATTCGATT
The sequence above is drawn from the Leptolyngbyaceae cyanobacterium genome and encodes:
- the fba gene encoding class II fructose-bisphosphate aldolase (catalyzes the reversible aldol condensation of dihydroxyacetonephosphate and glyceraldehyde 3-phosphate in the Calvin cycle, glycolysis, and/or gluconeogenesis); protein product: MALVPMRLLLDHAAENGYGIPAYNVNNMEQIQAIMQAAQETNSPVILQASRGARKYAGENFLRHLILAAVETYPHIPIVMHQDHGNEPATCYSAIKNGFTSVMMDGSLEADAKTPASYEYNVNVTREVVKVAHAIGASVEGELGCLGSLETGMGEAEDGHGFEGKLDHSQLLTDPDQAVDFVEQTQVDALAVAIGTSHGAYKFTRKPTGEILAISRIEEIHRRLPNTHLVMHGSSSVPEDLIALINQYGGAIPETYGVPLEEIQKGIKSGVRKVNIDTDNRLAITAAVREALAKDAKEFDPRHFLKPSIKYMQKVCAERYQAFGTAGNATKIKQVSLDDYAAKYAKGELNVVTKNAVNV
- a CDS encoding carbon-nitrogen hydrolase family protein, giving the protein MKSYLAAAIQMTSLPDLQKNLTQAEELIELAKGRGAELVCLPENFAFMGEEKDKIAQAESIAQHSEKFLKTMAQRFQVTILGGGFPVPVSADKVYNTALLVDPSGQELARYQKVHLFDVNVPDGNTYRESSTVMAGTRIPPVAPMKELGNLGLSVCYDVRFPELYRHLSQMGADVLFVPAAFTAYTGKDHWQVLIQARAIENTCYVIAPAQTGNHYAMRQTHGHAIVVDPWGVILADAGDRPGVAIAEINPDRLKQVRRQMPCLQHRVF